From Glycine soja cultivar W05 chromosome 4, ASM419377v2, whole genome shotgun sequence, the proteins below share one genomic window:
- the LOC114410750 gene encoding protein MAIN-LIKE 2-like gives MLQHEDVPHVSDATPEMTGAADAVQTEGVAIDGSLGSPVADEGFPSGPRDPSILTDFAEHAAHSIWSGQERPDPKLVSHGRKVDKIGRPTPEIEGLIADTGLSPLIRCSVITTDPGLISAFIERWHRETSTFHLPVGELTITLDGVASLLHVPITGALHTFEPLVTSDAIGLLMELLEVNHEELTFETRQAGGPHVRLGWLRDLYESQCRARRWVVAACTYLLHLVGCTLFTNKSSTHVHVMHLEAFRDLARAGGFAWGAAVLVHMYEHLNDASQCWIYEHFPTEHTSVVHDAYDKGSPQACKWLTGKAHMTGIKGDPYQRRLDALTVTDMCWMPYGEHRGVKGFDLISSYIGQLRWGQIVVYVASDYMEWFFRISHPFITRTEETVAPRHPPPPHYEEFVEPPIPEVSVVTDLPTHLVVHCKGCQGMAEDLGAIAEDFERVINLRMVIEGIDLHDIMTRCLKRVRGNVTDGSLRLRQRRRID, from the exons atgttacagcaTGAGGATGTTCCTCATGTGTCTGATGCCACCCCAGAGATGACAGGCGCCGCCGATGCTGTTCAGACAGAGGGAGTGGCTATTGATGGGAGCTTGGGGTCACCTGTTGCAGATGAGGGATTCCCCAGTGGACCACGCGACCCATCGATTTTGACCGATTTTGCTGAGCATGCCGCACACAGCATCTGGAGTGGACAG GAACGACCCGATCCGAAGTTGGTCTCCCACGGTAGAAAAGTAGATAAAATTGGGAGACCAACGCCTGAGATCGAAGGGTTGATTGCTGACACCGGATTGAGTCCACTGATCAGGTGTTCTGTTATCACCACTGATCCTGGACTCATATCCGCCTTCATCGAAAGGTGGCATCGCGAGACTAGCACGTTCCACCTGCCAGTAGGCGAGTTGACGATCACGTTGGATGGCGTGGCGTCACTCCTACACGTTCCCATCACTGGCGCGTTGCATACGTTCGAGCCGCTGGTTACTTCAGACGCCATTGGTCTACTGATGGAGCTTCTTGAGGTCAATCATGAGGAGCTTACATTTGAGACCCGACAGGCTGGTGGGCCTCATGTCCGATTGGGGTGGCTTCGGGACTTGTATGAGAGCCAGTGCAGGGCCAGACGATGGGTTGTAGCAGCCTGCACGTATCTGCTCCACTTGGTGGGTTGTACTCTTTTCACCAACAAGAGTTCAACCCATGTACATGTCATGCACCTGGAGGCTTTCAGGGACCTGGCCCGGGCAGGGGGATTCGCTTGGGGAGCAGCTGTATTAGTCCACATGTACGAGCATCTGAACGACGCATCGCAG TGCTGGATATACGAGCACTTTCCTACAGAGCATACATCCGTCGTTCATGATGCTTATGATAAGGGGAGCCCACAGGCATGCAAATGGCTTACGGGTAAGGCTCATATGACGGGGATCAAGGGAGACCCGTATCAGAGACGTTTGGATGCCCTGACTGTGACTGACATGTGCTGGATGCCCTATGGTGAGCACCGGGGAGTCAAGGGCTTTGACTTGATATCGTCGTACATCGGCCAGCTCAGATGGGGTCAGATTGTGGTGTAC GTGGCGTCAGactacatggagtggttttttCGGATATCGCACCCATTTATCACGCGGACCGAGGAGACTGTTGCACCGAGACATCCGCCTCCCCCTCATTATGAGGAGTTCGTCGAGCCACCCATCCCCGAGGTTTCAGTCGTGACCGATCTCCCTACGCATTTAGTG GTTCACTGCAAAGGATGTCAAGGGATGGCTGAGGATTTAGGAGCGATTGCTGAGGATTTTGAGCGGGTCATCAACCTCAGGATGGTCATTGAGGGCATTGACTTACATGACATCATGACTCGCTGTCTGAAGAGAGTTAGAGGTAACGTCACAGATGGAAGTCTTAGGCTGCGCCAGAGACGCCGCATAGATtag
- the LOC114409602 gene encoding protein DENND6A-like isoform X2, whose translation MSRFPSFSVRTEVSPSVDSESLQRWVVAFCAIRFDLEQGQLVEECYPQGCFSHDEELEIAYSSFPDSVSQHQNQNRSSIHDCIFFYRIHRHLKKSLDEKGVADSSNASKFLYGYVFNRQRHDERLKRGGEQKSVVILSYSPYSSVFRPLLQIVGPLFFDIGKKALEHIAAYVSKWPAPLPGKVMDLPIGNATLKVNLPPAHGLPVEGELSFEEGASSVAPFVPNSQPVPQGLFHDSDIFGSFRGILLQLWLLWELLLIGEPMLIIAPTPPQCCEAVASLVSLVAPLLCSVDFRPYFTIHDPVFARLNSIQEGQAFPPMILGVTNVFFLKALRNIPHIVSVGSPPLNSNRLALTTRSSTGRGSGRPEGLGFQQLSLKKFSPSSLLSAVRLRRDGPLCLMTEHKEAIWSIYSATTKPDTSILNRLIDAGVSPRVEESMSVVNNEILRRHFLELTTNFLAPFSPYFRTSTPLEGSSPYVDPPSLPPFNADEFLASLSARGPGKFILKRMKSNWLDLYRRFLNGPNFLPWFQRRRAVAEQEQDRLWRQARMKTDIQQLISRLSELEIVDSFNVIERLLLREIQQSGKSGIDSVATSQKLKGDLRAIFNVLSKDMQQLMLSNPERASLLQPSPESPKLPGRPLIQVAVGSSTSPR comes from the exons ATGAGTAGGTTTCCTTCGTTTTCAGTGAGAACAGAAGTGAGTCCGAGTGTTGATTCAGAATCATTGCAACGATGGGTTGTTGCCTTTTGTGCTATAAGGTTTGATCTTGAACAGGGCCAGCTTGTAGAAGAGTGTTATCCACAGGGGTGTTTTTCCCATGATGAGGAGCTTGAAATTGCTTATAGTTCCTTTCCTGATTCCGTTTCACAGCACCAAAACCAAAACCGATCCAGCATTCACGATTGTATCTTCTTTTACCGAATTCACAGGCACCTTAAGAAGTCCCTAGATGAAAAGGGTGTCGCTGATAGTAGCAATGCTTCTAAATTCTTGTATGGTTATGTGTTTAATAGGCAGAGACACGATGAGCGGTTAAAGCGTGGTGGGGAGCAGAAGTCCGTGGTCATTTTGTCTTATAGTCCTTATTCAAGTGTGTTTAGACCTTTGTTGCAAATTGTAGGTCCTTTGTTTTTTGACATTGGTAAGAAAGCATTGGAGCATATTGCTgcttatgtttcaaaatggccTGCTCCCCTTCCTGGTAAGGTGATGGATCTTCCTATTGGAAATGCAACCCTTAAAGTGAACTTGCCACCTGCTCACGGTTTGCCTGTAGAAGGtgaattgtcttttgaagaGGGTGCTTCTTCTGTGGCACCTTTTGTTCCTAATAGTCAGCCAGTCCCACAAGGTCTTTTTCATGATTCAGATATTTTTGGATCGTTCCGAGGGATTCTATTGCAGCTTTGGCTGTTGTGGGAGTTGTTGCTCATTGGTGAACCGATGCTCATCATTGCCCCCACACCTCCCCAATGTTGTGAGGCTGTAGCTAGTCTTGTGAGTTTGGTTGCTCCATTACTTTGCAGTGTTGATTTCCGTCCCTATTTTACCATTCATGACCCAGTGTTTGCACGTTTAAACTCAATCCAAGAAGGCCAAGCTTTCCCCCCGATGATTTTAGGGGTGACAAACGTGTTCTTCCTCAAAGCACTGCGTAACATCCCACACATTGTCTCAGTTGGAAGTCCTCCTCTTAATTCGAACAGGCTTGCCCTTACAACTAGGTCTTCTACTGGCAGAGGTTCTGGCAGACCAGAAGGTCTTGGGTTTCAACAACTTTCCCTAAAGAAGTTCTCTCCTTCTAGTTTATTGAGTGCGGTTAGGCTGCGGAGAGATGGCCCTCTATGTCTCATGACAGAACATAAGGAAGCCATTTGGAGTATATATTCTGCAACAACTAAGCCAGATACTTCTATCTTAAATAGGCTTATAGATGCTGGGGTGTCACCAAGAGTTGAAGAGTCAATGTCAGTTGTGAATAATGAGATATTACGGAGACACTTCTTGGAGCTCACAACAAACTTTTTGGCTCCTTTTAGCCCATACTTTAGGACTTCAACACCATTAGAAGGATCTTCTCCTTATGTAGATCCTCCTTCTCTACCTCCATTCAATGCCGATGAATTTCTTGCAAGTTTATCAGCAAGAGGTCCAGGGAAGTTTATATTAAAGCGAATGAAATCTAACTGGCTTGACTTATACAG GCGATTCCTGAATGGACCCAACTTTCTGCCATGGTTTCAGAGAAGGCGTGCTGTTGCGGAACAAGAACAAGATAGATTATGGAGACAAGCAAGAATGAAAACCGACATACAACAACTTATTTCTAGACTGTCTGAATTGGAAATTGTGGACTCCTTCAATGTCATAGAGAGACTTCTCCTCAGAGAAATACAG CAATCTGGAAAGAGTGGCATTGATTCTGTGGCTACCTCTCAGAAACTAAAGGGAGACCTTAGGGCCATTTTCAATGTTCTTTCAAAGGACATGCAACAACTCATGCTTTCAAACCCTGAAAGGGCGTCCCTTCTGCAACCAAGTCCAGAGTCACCAAAACTTCCAGGGCGTCCGCTCATACAAGTTGCGGTTGGGTCTTCTACATCACCCCGGTAA
- the LOC114409602 gene encoding protein DENND6B-like isoform X1: MSRFPSFSVRTEVSPSVDSESLQRWVVAFCAIRFDLEQGQLVEECYPQGCFSHDEELEIAYSSFPDSVSQHQNQNRSSIHDCIFFYRIHRHLKKSLDEKGVADSSNASKFLYGYVFNRQRHDERLKRGGEQKSVVILSYSPYSSVFRPLLQIVGPLFFDIGKKALEHIAAYVSKWPAPLPGKVMDLPIGNATLKVNLPPAHGLPVEGELSFEEGASSVAPFVPNSQPVPQGLFHDSDIFGSFRGILLQLWLLWELLLIGEPMLIIAPTPPQCCEAVASLVSLVAPLLCSVDFRPYFTIHDPVFARLNSIQEGQAFPPMILGVTNVFFLKALRNIPHIVSVGSPPLNSNRLALTTRSSTGRGSGRPEGLGFQQLSLKKFSPSSLLSAVRLRRDGPLCLMTEHKEAIWSIYSATTKPDTSILNRLIDAGVSPRVEESMSVVNNEILRRHFLELTTNFLAPFSPYFRTSTPLEGSSPYVDPPSLPPFNADEFLASLSARGPGKFILKRMKSNWLDLYRRFLNGPNFLPWFQRRRAVAEQEQDRLWRQARMKTDIQQLISRLSELEIVDSFNVIERLLLREIQLQQSGKSGIDSVATSQKLKGDLRAIFNVLSKDMQQLMLSNPERASLLQPSPESPKLPGRPLIQVAVGSSTSPR, translated from the exons ATGAGTAGGTTTCCTTCGTTTTCAGTGAGAACAGAAGTGAGTCCGAGTGTTGATTCAGAATCATTGCAACGATGGGTTGTTGCCTTTTGTGCTATAAGGTTTGATCTTGAACAGGGCCAGCTTGTAGAAGAGTGTTATCCACAGGGGTGTTTTTCCCATGATGAGGAGCTTGAAATTGCTTATAGTTCCTTTCCTGATTCCGTTTCACAGCACCAAAACCAAAACCGATCCAGCATTCACGATTGTATCTTCTTTTACCGAATTCACAGGCACCTTAAGAAGTCCCTAGATGAAAAGGGTGTCGCTGATAGTAGCAATGCTTCTAAATTCTTGTATGGTTATGTGTTTAATAGGCAGAGACACGATGAGCGGTTAAAGCGTGGTGGGGAGCAGAAGTCCGTGGTCATTTTGTCTTATAGTCCTTATTCAAGTGTGTTTAGACCTTTGTTGCAAATTGTAGGTCCTTTGTTTTTTGACATTGGTAAGAAAGCATTGGAGCATATTGCTgcttatgtttcaaaatggccTGCTCCCCTTCCTGGTAAGGTGATGGATCTTCCTATTGGAAATGCAACCCTTAAAGTGAACTTGCCACCTGCTCACGGTTTGCCTGTAGAAGGtgaattgtcttttgaagaGGGTGCTTCTTCTGTGGCACCTTTTGTTCCTAATAGTCAGCCAGTCCCACAAGGTCTTTTTCATGATTCAGATATTTTTGGATCGTTCCGAGGGATTCTATTGCAGCTTTGGCTGTTGTGGGAGTTGTTGCTCATTGGTGAACCGATGCTCATCATTGCCCCCACACCTCCCCAATGTTGTGAGGCTGTAGCTAGTCTTGTGAGTTTGGTTGCTCCATTACTTTGCAGTGTTGATTTCCGTCCCTATTTTACCATTCATGACCCAGTGTTTGCACGTTTAAACTCAATCCAAGAAGGCCAAGCTTTCCCCCCGATGATTTTAGGGGTGACAAACGTGTTCTTCCTCAAAGCACTGCGTAACATCCCACACATTGTCTCAGTTGGAAGTCCTCCTCTTAATTCGAACAGGCTTGCCCTTACAACTAGGTCTTCTACTGGCAGAGGTTCTGGCAGACCAGAAGGTCTTGGGTTTCAACAACTTTCCCTAAAGAAGTTCTCTCCTTCTAGTTTATTGAGTGCGGTTAGGCTGCGGAGAGATGGCCCTCTATGTCTCATGACAGAACATAAGGAAGCCATTTGGAGTATATATTCTGCAACAACTAAGCCAGATACTTCTATCTTAAATAGGCTTATAGATGCTGGGGTGTCACCAAGAGTTGAAGAGTCAATGTCAGTTGTGAATAATGAGATATTACGGAGACACTTCTTGGAGCTCACAACAAACTTTTTGGCTCCTTTTAGCCCATACTTTAGGACTTCAACACCATTAGAAGGATCTTCTCCTTATGTAGATCCTCCTTCTCTACCTCCATTCAATGCCGATGAATTTCTTGCAAGTTTATCAGCAAGAGGTCCAGGGAAGTTTATATTAAAGCGAATGAAATCTAACTGGCTTGACTTATACAG GCGATTCCTGAATGGACCCAACTTTCTGCCATGGTTTCAGAGAAGGCGTGCTGTTGCGGAACAAGAACAAGATAGATTATGGAGACAAGCAAGAATGAAAACCGACATACAACAACTTATTTCTAGACTGTCTGAATTGGAAATTGTGGACTCCTTCAATGTCATAGAGAGACTTCTCCTCAGAGAAATACAG CTGCAGCAATCTGGAAAGAGTGGCATTGATTCTGTGGCTACCTCTCAGAAACTAAAGGGAGACCTTAGGGCCATTTTCAATGTTCTTTCAAAGGACATGCAACAACTCATGCTTTCAAACCCTGAAAGGGCGTCCCTTCTGCAACCAAGTCCAGAGTCACCAAAACTTCCAGGGCGTCCGCTCATACAAGTTGCGGTTGGGTCTTCTACATCACCCCGGTAA